A stretch of Streptomyces vietnamensis DNA encodes these proteins:
- a CDS encoding TetR family transcriptional regulator — protein MSLPGLRERKKQRTRDALIRVALELFTEHGYEQTTVDEIVDAVEVSQRTFFRYFSSKEEVAFAVQHMVEERFVHALEQRPPEEAPLDAMRNAVLSGWDTIGEAIAEVVPVELYVRTYLMIESTPALLAVHLRRSTEMEETIARIIAAREGLDVDEDPRPRIAVAAFSGVMRVTGQMWGRGTDQSLEAIRALTEDYLDHLGPALAPHWRNRER, from the coding sequence GTGTCCCTGCCCGGACTGCGCGAGCGGAAGAAGCAGCGCACGCGCGACGCGCTGATCCGGGTCGCGCTCGAGCTCTTCACCGAACACGGGTACGAGCAGACCACCGTCGACGAGATCGTCGACGCCGTGGAGGTCTCCCAACGCACCTTCTTCCGGTACTTCTCCTCCAAGGAGGAGGTCGCCTTCGCCGTCCAGCACATGGTCGAGGAGCGTTTCGTGCACGCCCTCGAACAGCGGCCCCCGGAGGAGGCCCCCCTCGACGCGATGCGCAACGCCGTCCTGAGCGGCTGGGACACCATCGGCGAGGCCATCGCGGAGGTCGTCCCCGTCGAGCTGTACGTGCGCACGTACCTGATGATCGAGTCGACGCCCGCGCTGCTCGCCGTCCACCTGCGCCGCTCCACCGAGATGGAGGAGACCATCGCCCGGATCATCGCCGCGCGCGAGGGCCTCGACGTCGACGAGGACCCGCGCCCCCGGATCGCCGTGGCGGCGTTCAGCGGGGTGATGCGGGTGACCGGCCAGATGTGGGGCCGGGGCACGGACCAGAGCCTGGAGGCCATCCGCGCGCTCACCGAGGACTACCTCGACCACCTCGGCCCGGCACTGGCCCCGCACTGGCGGAATCGGGAGCGATAG
- a CDS encoding alpha/beta hydrolase — protein sequence MTSVDASPTLVATRALLALAVVFVLLATTGWTTIRHRPAPWSSREAALAAWARDRIDDRPLPDPAAPARTVAAFFAGLGPADGARLAARHPLVVGNLNGVPVTLRYRANRITLARAYAAERGRVDDTRLSPEGRHEARRRVDRFASLMRPGRQVLAFDPTGTGRAAEVLGDLGRARRVSVIVPGVDTNLLTFQKTHGRYGAPAGMAEALYAAERRTSPRARVAVIAWADYTAPAGIGVDAMTGRLAEEGAVRLVGLTESLPPHARVALFCHSYGSVLCGVAAPRLPARVTDVAVAGSPGMRVERAADLDSPARVWAMRDADDWIADVPHLEVGGVGHGADPVAPEFGARLLSARGALGHSGYFEPGTQSLGNFAAIGVGAYPRLVCARADSACHDGISGTEGL from the coding sequence GTGACCTCCGTCGACGCCTCGCCCACTCTCGTCGCCACGCGCGCGCTCCTCGCGCTCGCCGTGGTGTTCGTGCTCCTCGCGACCACCGGCTGGACCACGATCCGGCACCGGCCCGCGCCCTGGTCGTCCCGTGAGGCCGCGCTCGCCGCCTGGGCACGGGACCGGATCGACGACCGGCCGCTGCCCGACCCGGCCGCCCCGGCCCGTACCGTCGCCGCCTTCTTCGCCGGACTCGGCCCGGCGGACGGCGCCCGGCTCGCCGCCCGGCACCCGCTCGTCGTCGGCAACCTCAACGGCGTCCCCGTCACCCTGCGCTACCGCGCCAACCGGATCACCCTCGCGCGCGCGTACGCCGCCGAGCGCGGCAGGGTCGACGACACCAGGCTCTCCCCCGAGGGCCGGCACGAGGCCCGGCGCCGCGTCGACCGCTTCGCCTCCCTGATGCGGCCCGGCCGCCAGGTCCTCGCCTTCGACCCGACCGGTACGGGGCGGGCCGCCGAGGTCCTCGGAGACCTGGGACGGGCCCGGCGCGTCTCGGTGATCGTGCCCGGCGTCGACACCAATCTGCTCACCTTCCAGAAGACCCACGGCCGGTACGGCGCCCCGGCCGGCATGGCCGAGGCCCTCTACGCGGCCGAGCGGCGGACCTCGCCCCGCGCGCGCGTGGCCGTGATCGCCTGGGCCGACTACACCGCGCCCGCCGGGATCGGCGTCGACGCGATGACCGGCCGGCTGGCCGAGGAAGGAGCCGTACGCCTGGTGGGCCTCACCGAGTCGCTGCCCCCGCACGCGCGCGTGGCGCTCTTCTGCCACAGCTACGGCTCCGTGCTCTGCGGGGTCGCCGCGCCCCGGCTGCCCGCCCGGGTGACCGACGTGGCCGTGGCCGGAAGCCCCGGGATGCGGGTCGAGCGGGCGGCCGACCTCGACAGCCCCGCGCGCGTGTGGGCCATGCGGGACGCCGACGACTGGATAGCCGACGTGCCGCACCTGGAGGTGGGCGGGGTCGGGCACGGCGCGGACCCGGTCGCGCCGGAGTTCGGCGCCCGGCTGCTCTCCGCGCGCGGGGCGCTCGGCCACAGCGGCTATTTCGAGCCGGGGACACAGAGCCTCGGCAACTTCGCCGCGATAGGCGTCGGGGCCTACCCGCGGCTGGTCTGCGCACGTGCCGACAGCGCTTGCCACGACGGAATATCCGGCACGGAAGGGCTCTGA
- a CDS encoding DUF4429 domain-containing protein → MGDVLAGIHATWELESDALVIRFDRGIRTPKLFSALRERRVPLEALASVTLTPGKRGAVVLHAVPRPGADPLMEAAAGQLKEGNDPYRLVLPAERETLAEQYRDELRTLLASHPGAAGAAGYEAYDAFAAEDGAVGGVVPADRFLVAPPSGPQSFKAYDARASFDGTSEVAFRWSRTGASSEKWKAGDQVFPVRDLCGVEWRSPNGVDGYLRLVPRGGAPRADRPDQDPACVVFGRYGPVHESLTFAASVLAAIRGKDRAPAVPVAAPVGARGAELRDPGVVAERIRHLGELHQAGLVTDAEFSAKKAELLAEL, encoded by the coding sequence ATGGGTGATGTGCTGGCCGGAATTCATGCCACCTGGGAGCTCGAGAGCGACGCCCTCGTCATCCGCTTCGACCGGGGGATCCGCACGCCGAAGCTGTTCAGCGCGCTGCGTGAGAGACGCGTACCGCTCGAGGCGCTGGCGTCGGTGACGCTCACGCCCGGCAAGCGGGGCGCCGTCGTGCTGCACGCCGTGCCGAGGCCGGGCGCCGATCCGCTGATGGAGGCGGCCGCGGGGCAGCTCAAGGAGGGCAACGATCCGTACCGCCTGGTGCTCCCGGCGGAACGCGAGACGCTCGCCGAGCAGTACCGGGACGAGCTGCGGACGCTCCTCGCGTCGCACCCGGGGGCCGCGGGGGCCGCCGGGTACGAGGCGTACGACGCGTTCGCTGCGGAGGACGGGGCCGTCGGGGGCGTCGTGCCCGCCGACCGGTTCCTCGTGGCGCCGCCGTCGGGGCCGCAGTCCTTCAAGGCCTACGACGCGAGGGCCAGCTTCGACGGGACCTCCGAGGTCGCGTTCCGCTGGTCCCGGACGGGGGCGTCCTCGGAGAAGTGGAAGGCCGGTGACCAGGTCTTTCCCGTACGGGACCTCTGCGGGGTCGAATGGCGCTCGCCGAACGGCGTCGACGGGTACCTGCGGCTGGTGCCCCGGGGCGGCGCGCCCCGGGCCGACCGGCCCGACCAGGACCCGGCGTGTGTCGTCTTCGGCCGCTACGGGCCGGTGCACGAGTCCCTGACCTTCGCGGCCTCGGTCCTCGCCGCGATCCGGGGCAAGGACCGCGCGCCCGCCGTGCCCGTCGCGGCTCCGGTGGGGGCTCGGGGTGCGGAGCTCCGGGACCCGGGGGTGGTGGCTGAAAGGATTCGGCACTTGGGGGAGCTGCATCAGGCGGGGCTGGTTACGGATGCGGAGTTCTCGGCGAAGAAGGCGGAACTCCTGGCGGAGCTCTGA
- a CDS encoding sensor histidine kinase produces the protein MVTASRPEPPADSLPARAREMFRGLGAALITPAAPGAPLPARLLPYVLALGFSAALLPSTVLLLVNDYGVNGALAGALGTAQAAPLLLAVTRPLQAWWIVFVADVLGALVLLGSDGPRAQYWPWTPPLLVGYCALMVALGLRESRRALLGVWLATGVAGFVLEAFRPAGLTSLHLLLLVLSGVLLLLTSAIRARVDAQRRLAEQETISEAERARRTLLEERARIARELHDVVAHHMSVITVQADSAPYRIPELPEAAREEFTSIATSARESLAEMRRLLSVLRSDGSEGERAPQPGLDRVQQLVEATVRAGVPAELRLAADLGDVPQAVDLSAYRIAQEALANVVRHAPGASTRVSVRAEDGWLTVLVVNGPSLEERSSVERGVPGTGHGLVGMRERVRLTGGSLDTGPLPDGGFRVAARLPLRTKDTE, from the coding sequence ATGGTTACCGCATCGCGGCCCGAGCCGCCCGCCGATTCCCTGCCTGCCCGGGCCCGTGAGATGTTTCGGGGGCTCGGGGCCGCGCTCATCACCCCGGCCGCGCCCGGGGCTCCGCTCCCCGCCCGGCTGTTGCCGTACGTCCTCGCCCTCGGCTTCAGCGCCGCGCTCCTCCCCTCCACCGTCCTGCTCCTCGTCAACGACTACGGCGTCAACGGCGCCCTCGCCGGCGCCCTCGGCACCGCCCAGGCCGCGCCGCTGCTCCTCGCCGTCACCCGCCCCCTCCAGGCCTGGTGGATCGTCTTCGTCGCCGATGTGCTCGGCGCGCTCGTACTGCTCGGTTCCGACGGCCCCCGCGCCCAGTACTGGCCCTGGACCCCGCCGTTGCTCGTCGGCTACTGCGCCCTCATGGTCGCGCTCGGGCTCCGCGAGTCCCGCCGGGCGCTGCTCGGGGTGTGGCTGGCCACCGGCGTGGCCGGTTTCGTGCTGGAGGCCTTCCGGCCCGCCGGGCTCACCAGCCTCCACCTCCTGCTGCTCGTCCTGAGCGGCGTGCTGCTGCTCCTCACCTCGGCGATCCGTGCCCGCGTCGACGCGCAGCGGCGGCTCGCCGAGCAGGAGACCATCAGCGAGGCCGAACGGGCCCGCCGCACGCTCCTGGAGGAGCGGGCCAGGATCGCGCGCGAGTTGCACGACGTCGTCGCCCACCACATGTCCGTGATCACCGTGCAGGCCGACTCCGCCCCCTATCGCATTCCCGAACTTCCCGAGGCCGCCCGCGAGGAGTTCACCTCGATCGCCACCAGCGCCCGCGAGTCGCTCGCCGAGATGCGGCGGCTGCTCTCCGTCCTCCGCAGTGACGGCAGCGAGGGCGAGCGGGCGCCGCAGCCGGGCCTCGACCGGGTCCAGCAGCTCGTCGAGGCGACCGTACGCGCGGGCGTGCCGGCCGAACTGCGGCTCGCCGCCGACCTCGGGGACGTACCGCAGGCGGTGGACCTGTCCGCTTACCGGATCGCGCAGGAGGCCCTGGCGAATGTGGTGCGGCACGCGCCCGGGGCCTCGACCCGTGTCTCCGTACGGGCCGAGGACGGGTGGCTGACCGTTCTCGTCGTCAACGGGCCTTCCCTGGAGGAGCGTTCCTCCGTCGAGCGGGGCGTCCCCGGTACCGGGCACGGGCTCGTCGGCATGCGGGAACGCGTACGGTTGACCGGCGGCTCGCTGGACACCGGGCCGCTGCCGGACGGCGGCTTCCGGGTCGCGGCCAGGCTTCCCCTGCGTACGAAGGACACCGAGTGA